The DNA region TCTTTGTGCAAAATTCTTGCGTGAATGTCATATGCTCCAAGACCATCTTGGAAAAACACTCATCTATCGGATCGCGCGTTATCGGAATTATAATGGAGCGGGAAGACGCCATAAACATAGATGATATTTTGGATTTTAAGATCGCCGAGATGATGATGAACGAGCGCATTACAGGAGGTGGACAGCTATGAGAACAAATATTTTTCTTTTAAGACATGCTCAAAGTCAGGCAAATATGCTTAATATTGTGCAGGGCAGAGGGCTTTTGATACCCCTTACGGAAAAAGGCGCAGAGCAGGCTCGGAATGTTGCGAAGGCGTTAAAAAATTTAATGTTTGACCGAATTTTTACAAGCACCGCTTTGCGCGCCGTTCATACGGCAGCGGCAATCAGAAAATATCATCCAACTCCTTATGAAGAAATTTTTGAGCTTAACGAACTTTCAAAAGGGAATGCGGAGGGTATGTCAATTGATAATTTTGCGAAACGTTATCCGGAGATTATTGAACAATGGAGCCGTGG from Candidatus Niyogibacteria bacterium includes:
- a CDS encoding histidine phosphatase family protein; translation: MRTNIFLLRHAQSQANMLNIVQGRGLLIPLTEKGAEQARNVAKALKNLMFDRIFTSTALRAVHTAAAIRKYHPTPYEEIFELNELSKGNAEGMSIDNFAKRYPEIIEQWSRGVDVRSDGGENFSDVEARVIPVLERHLIEHAGKNLLYVIHGNVIRVIIGYILGVPYGRRARIQQDYCALTALEYDNSTKRWLVKFINQALFNDWNRGEMLWPRKRRR